The following nucleotide sequence is from Acyrthosiphon pisum isolate AL4f chromosome A2, pea_aphid_22Mar2018_4r6ur, whole genome shotgun sequence.
GGCTGCCGCTCGACCGGAACacaattacgtataatattacacaaaaagcCTCTCAGGTGCAATATATCATTTGTAATGTCTTTTATTGTTTTGCCGCCGGGAGGCTTGCGAAATAacgtttatacattattattatactttatataatattacgccgCGCCGCCGACTGAGTTGAATgcattattatatgtttgttaTGGTCAGTTGAGATCGTTTTGGTAACGTGAaaactgtatacctataataatacttgGACACTTCACTTATATTGCCCTCGAACTGCGTACTATAAACGATCGACGTTAAACGGTCTTTTAATCGCATTATCCTGTAATAGTTGAGCGACCGCGAGTCCAGCTAAATCAGTGGAACTAGcttcaattattgtattataatacagaattGCCTCCTCTAAAGTCTGCAAGCTTACGGTACGATTTTATATGACTCGATAACTCTGCTGAATTCTCGACGGTTCGAATATTTTTCGTTCCACTCGGACttcgagtatataatattatgattgtacgCTGCAGTTATTTAGCAGTTTTAATATCCATTTACTACAAACACCACTCTTGTTATAACATCGAATACATCACTCCAAAGTTTTCAAACATTCTATAACGGCGGAAAAACGCAGTTATTCgaatgagaaaataaaaaaaattcacaactGCACAAcacgatattatgataataatatataggtactgcggtgtatgatatacctacctatatataattacctatatatacgagTCGAGAAAACAAACATCGCAGCTATATATAAGTACAACGCCGGGAAGGCTAACTATATGTATTCGTTTTACAGACGGATTATCGAGTTCTgcaggtgtgtgtgtgtttgtgtgtatacaGTTTCGATTTACAACTTTCACACAAGTCCACCGCCTCCCGCCACGGGTTCATTAGGTGTGAaccacaaacacacacacacatattcgTAAAGGTATATAaagtgtataactatataatacgagtatatataggtactagatattatataccCGCCGAGTGTTTGAAAACACTCTCAACGTCGAACACATCGGTCGCGACTGGGTCGGCGAGGAGGAAATCCATCAATAACGTCCGACAGAAGACCTCGCCGTCGAGTAGAGACGTTTTATGTGTGCCGATCGTTTATCGCCCGGCAAAAATGAGTAATGAGCCAATAGACcgatataaaacgaaaaaataaaacgagCAGACACTCGACTTGtggtagtgtgtgtgtgtgtgtgttgtttgCACACGAGtgactatatatatgtataatatatattatattatatatattattatacgtactgCGAGgtcgttgtttttgtttttcgagTGGTAGCCGACCCTTTTGGCGGCGGACGGTCGGTCGGTAAAAGTCTCGTCGGCGAGTGCCGCCGTATTGGATGTTTTGTAAGTTTCCGCACAAACATCGCCACCGCCCACCGCCATCACCGCCATATCCcttagatataatatgatatgtataatgcacatatatattatagtaacttcCACCGGTACCCGCCCGAAAACCAAATATCATCATAATGTGTATACAGTGttcaattaaaaacaacaacaactacTACAATATTTTCCGTGCGTTTTCAagttaattactatattttattaaacatatatactACACCCACACTGCGGGAACGAGCGAAACTTTTCGGACGCTTTTTGTCCgctctacaaaataatataatgcatgtagacgagtatattatattatagcataataatacaatgttggCCGGGATTATCGATTCGGTCCGTTTTCGGGTCAACGGACAAATCAAACACTCGTCCTCGAGCGAATGTggcagtaattattattataacgataataataatattttataacaactaaGCGACGACAgagtaacaataattattcgaatTCTCGACGACCGCCGTAAGGATGATAATcgatggaaaaataaaaaacgcgtTTTTGACGTTGACGCACTCGCTACATCATATCCGCGGGACACACGAAAAAAGTTCAGAGAGTTCGGTATAATATAGCGTAATCCGTGTTTTGTGTcgttatcacaatattattatgtattatactcgcatatatgatattatataatagagtacctataataatataatgacggtAATCGACTTGATATACGCGTCATCGACACGGTCGTCACCGACGCTTTTACCGACAAATGTTACATGATATTATGCGTACGATGATGTATTGCTcggataacataataataatataatataagtaggtatatccaCAGCtttattatgatatcattataacatattatcacgacatcataatataatatattttcataccgTTGCGAGTATCGATACCGCGCCGCCACTGCCGAAATATTACACTTGCCAATTACGCTTCTTCGTATTGTATTTTCCTTGTATTTTCGTAATAATATgagatatacattatattgaggCATaggcattatataggtatgctcGATGGTTCGTCTTCGTGTCTTGCGATTATTTGTACGAACGTAATGAGACCGTAACACGTGATTTTCCACAGACTTTTCACTAGGGTTCGACGTCAGAACCCTGctgcaggtaggtacctacacgacataatataaatataaactgtatTTAGGTCTGTGGTACACGCAGACGCGGTTATTGTCAGTGTGCGGCTGGTCCGTCGTCGTCGGCGGTGCACGTCGCAACCGCAGCGGACCGCGGTCGTGGTATACGCCGTGTATACCTGCAGCCGCAATGCGATTCGGCGTCAGCTGATGTAACGCGACTGCAGCAACCTCGCGGTGCACTATTTTTATGCACCGCCGACGTCTGTTATCGTTATCAAACGACACGTGACGTGGTCGCTGCTTCATCGCTGCTTTACCGCGGTCCGAACACAAAGAGCCGCTCCGTGGACCACCGAGGCGGTGGTGAGTGGCGACAGAGGGCCAGCGTCAATCGAGTGGCAACCGCGGTCGTGTgcactcgtatattatattgcacagttttttttttttatttatttattttttgttgtacttTCGCCATCTCGTCCGGCGGTCACCCTTTACCTGCACCTGcgcgtacctattatatacattcaaCTAATATCTCGTTATTACACCTAAGATCTTTTCGGTGTCACAAAAACCGGTCGTAAACGATTGTACAGCGACAatgacgatataataataatatagtgtacctacctatatatccCTTCAGTGTGCGCGCCGAAGCTCTTGTTATGATAATAGCGTGTCAAATTATTATGATCCTCAGGTCTGCGCGTCTCCGGGAAAAAGAACCGAAAAAGACCTTATACATAAGGACGGACCGTGAACCATTTAACCGTGTATAAacggactatattatattatattatgagcagTATACTCATATATGGCCTCATATATACCGCCGTCAGAATAGCAGTGGTTCCGCGGCTAGTACATTATGTCTTTGTCGTTATATtgtatcgatattattatatgaatccTTTTCCACCACTGCCTCTGTCACATAGTACTCTTCTTTTATCTCACCATTTCGTACGTTAGTACCATGTTGCTATATCCTCTTTGAACGGGGCCCTCCCGCCGACTCGTTATATCGACCGGACACGATCGCGGTGTACGCGTTTcaccacaataatatatttgttgtgtATAACAAAACGAAACAGTAGACCGGCGTGCACATGTGCTATAGAGTCTCTTCTTATAGTTCTTAACAATACGATTCATCGGAAACCCGTGCAGATGTCTATATATTTCAAAAGCATCGTAAAATAATATCgcgttctatataataatataggtaggtatatactccTTTAATGTCAGAAAGGGTTTggcgtttttatttcgatagCCTATTGGCCATtgttacctataggtacgtgTGCATCATGTATTCAATTGAACGAACgcctcataaatatttaaaaaccactCAGGAccgtaatttgttttttttttataataggtataggacctaattaaaatataacataattattgtaattatttttttttgataataatttttaatgtctgtcataatttcaaatatacaaaacaaagaATACTGCACTTTAACTATACCATCAGcgcagcatattataatatattattataggtagtaggtattaattatacaaatataatattatttgtattttattttggccttccattaaatatttatattttcagcaTTTTCTacgcatattaaaattattttaatataataacatttatattttttggttaatttatttcagctatttatttacaatttaaatttttgacattttatggttttattcaaattatgtatgatacaattttcGTTTGTGatttaaacactatataatttaataaaggttcctcataaatttTTGTTACAGAAATCATtaagaaatatcaaaatacataaacacaaattttcatatacattttgtagttaaaagtatattttttgattaattttataataaaagtttattaataatggtaatacaaggttcctcataagtttttcttaaattaacaGAAATCATtaagaaatatcaaaatacataaacacagtttttttttatacattttgtagttaaaaatatatatcttgattaattttataataaaggtttataaattatgaaacacAAAGTTTCTCATAAGATTTCGTTgcaagattaaataaaatagttcagAGTAGGTAAGcattatttttatgagcgtttgaatttaaatcGTTGACGAAATtccttaatttgaaattattttgaagcaTATTATAGCCGTGTCAAATTGTCTCCgatcagaattgtttttcacattttacccacaacaatttataattgaatttaaataattcaacatatccattatagtatacataatatatagtacagcAAATCGACTTCCGAAGTTTTACttggtgcatttttttttttacggaataaaatatcatatgaaacatttaatataatattatacatttattagaagAGTGTTTGTtacgtatttagtattttcgtTTCTCTGgcttttgtatttgtttattatcaaaCACAGATTTATGTCCTATATAATTTCTAaacctgttattattattactatactcacagactgataattattacaattcttAAGTGAGACAGATTTAACGTTGTGCTGCGATTGTATTTGTGTTACTCAATTGTGTTCATTTTGAGTAGTTCATGATGTTCAAAACTTTACTATCtaatttgtttagaaaaaacaaaattggaaTGAATACACGTTCCTTATGGAAGTGGATCGATGACACATTCAACGGGCAAGTGATTTTACATTAGATTAAATAACAAGAATTAAGGATGTAAGAGCATAttttacctttattttaattgttattttacatttaaaaaaaagtttggatGATGATCGTATCGAAGAAATTGGCCCTAACTTGGCATGTGCCGAGTGGCTTATGAAAAACGGGGCAAAAATTAGATTGAAAGGTTGTAAGGAATTTGTCAGTCATTATGATTGTTTGCCAAATACCTCATCAATTCACCGTAACCAGTTTGTCATTGAACAAGTTTATGCAGGGAGAGAAGCATCTATTTCTCACATAGGATTTAGATATTTTAGTAGGTTTTTCAATATctgtaataacatttataatatttggatgaTGTAACGacttaaaaaatgttggttttacAGAGAACTGTACACATATTTCTAATATTGAATTTGATCGATGCAACTCGATTAATAATGAAGCATTAGGTCAACTTAATATATTGAAAGATTACTTGACACAATTAAAGATAAATGACTGTATAAATGTTTCTGACCAAGGAATAATGTCGTTGGAACAACTTCAGTAGTGATacgattaatttatttgattacaatttaACTAATGATTTGAATTTACAGggcattaaaatatttggagttgaaaaatataaaatgttcaaccgAACCAGAAATAATGATTGGTCATCTGAAAACCAAGTTACCAGAAtgcaatgtacaatattataaagactaatgatctaaaattcaaaataatttgtatgcaaTGTGCTAATATCGAGCATACATCAAGTATATCTATGATGCGCAGATCTATTTAAAAACtcaacatataggtaataatacaatattggtgTAATACGACTTACTTACATCAATCATGatggatttataaaaatttagtcGATAGtggaaacatttttatattcgcCTCCTAGGTCATTggtaattggtaggtatatgtaatgAAGGTAAGTACGTCATGCTATGTTTTAGGGTAGCATAAATTGAGATAATTGAGCATAAATTAAGATtttgataaaacattattgttaaTGAATAGGCGGTTTTTgttcaagatatattttttattaatttaacatgatATGTTAGACTANNNNNNNNNNNNNNNNNNNNNNNNNNNNNNNNNNNNNNNNNNNNNNNNNNTAGTCTAACATatcatgttaaattaataaaaaatatatcttgaacAAAAACCGCCTATTCAttaacaataatgttttatcaaaATCTTAATTTATGCTCAATTATCTCAATTTATGCTACCCTAAAACATAGCATGACGTACTTACCTTcattacatatacctaccaattaccAATGACCTAGGAGgcgaatataaaaatgtttccaCTATCgactaaatttttataaatccatCATGATTGATGTAAGTAAGTCGTATTAcaccaatattgtattattacctatatgttgaGTTTTTAAATAGATCTGCGCATCATAGATATACTTGATGTATGCTCGATGTATGAtaatgcataacataatattatattgtaataatgtgaGTATGTGACTGTAGAATAGAGCACACAATTCAAACGtcgtgtataacatattatataatattttataataattataaaatgataaaacattcACATAATACGCATTAATTATATGTGTACTACAGtatcgtataattttattgatttttacctacatataaagGTATACCAATAGAAGCTTCTGTGgactattcaatttaaaacaaaatccgCGGCCTACATTATGACAAATCAACATTGAAGGCTCTGTCAAACAGAACGCGTTATAACGCGCATTAAAGCGGTAAATGGCTCGTCGGGATGGTGCTTTCACGTGCATGAATAACGCCACGTTGTAACAAATCACAAAATAACGCGACGTGAAAACAAcgctttctgtttgacagagccttaatttttatcatttcacCGTCCCGTTGTGAAATTCTCCGACAACTCAAACCTAATACTTTTGTCAGCCTGATCCGTGCagtatacctaagtataaatattatacttagacgCCAATATCGTTCGACCTGCAGTGACGACCACGGACGTAAATTCGTACTAGTAAATTCCCGCTCGTTTGTGTAATAGTATAACGCcaccaatattattgtaacattatattatagctgcGCAGTTTTGAACACACGACCGAGTAGGTaagtagaaattaatttttataattgacgCACTTTGATTAACGTGCGCGGTCGACATGTGTCAGGCGATAATATTACCGATCGGCTCGTATGGGGATgatggaatatatatatatgttggaCACGACCGGTGGCGGCTGCTGAGTTCCCgtgttgatatatatatatagtaaataataacgttatattatacacaatattatcatattataaatgtagtagatatataggtactcgtagAGTGTAGATATTTCTAGCCGCTGCAGTACATAGTCCCGTCTTAGTTATTCGCAGTGGTTTGTGACCGgtgtaacacaatatattaataatattataacgatgtatgatataggtatagatgGGTAtagtgttattgtaatattgtgtataccgtagtaattaattttataaatcgaagcaaaccatattttaattagaaatctCTACGGAAttctcttattattttaatactacaatagacacctacctacatagtataataaaccTGTACACgtacatagtataatacctatatacaacgaAACAACGAACTCTCGTACAGTTTTTCTTTCCTAAACATCGGAGCTTTATCGCtcaacttttttgttttaatggaAATCTTAAACTTTGTGAAAAGTCAAAGTATTATGGAAATTCGATTGAATATCTCAAGAGTTAAACTTCTTGAAAAACCGTTCAATCATTCTTGCCACCGCGTTTTATATAACAACACCTGtatcaatatatgtatatatatatatatataggtacacgttgttaaaattattgaaacaataagATATTCCGAGGGGTTGTTGAACGCTACCCCCtcgatattgaatattaatgtgtCAACACTGTTTAAAGCACAGAATCGGAGCGCGAGCTGACGTCGAAAACAAAATAcactttatgtaataataattttctttgttaTTTCGGcgtgtagataataatattgaaattcacTCGTCGATTTACGAATCATAttctatgtaattattattattataatatcgatgcCGAAAATAAAAACTCTCTGCCACagcacctattataatataatatcatataggtacattgacgTCACTGCTGTAATGATATACAAAcgtattatgatatacctagccatataaatattatattattattattattattattattaataatatcgtataattcCTGTTGGAAAAATGTTGTAGGAAATACGTttaggggttttttttttaatttagcaaCGAGCGTATTGTTGTTGCGGTGACCaaggatattatacatttttgtttgcgCAATGCCTCCATATTAATCACCGAAACCTGTGCGTTTATAAACACGGGCTTAAACACATTGATGATGCCATGGCGAGCGTGAGTGTGCATTATATCCAATtgcatagatatattttaaatattttattattttcgttatgacatttttcataacatgatattctaatattgttttcatgttttttttcggAGAGCCACGTGCGAGCGTCACACTCGATATCATCGTAAAAGGTCTTCGCGAATatcgtatgatattattattataacgttctGCGGCGTGCGAGCgatgagtatattatgatttgttcgCTCTGCGTGCAATCGACGCGTAACGTCGttcgtgataaaaaaaaaatatccaaaaaaaaccgacaaaaaatctaaaaataaaaaaaattgtgtagttACGAACGCAAGAGTCGTCCGAAATGGGATGGTAAAAAAATGCGGTTCGCCAACCGTCGCACGTCTACATGTGTTTTGATTATTCGGGAACAGCCTGGGGGATACGTGATTTCGTGTACGGACATGCGAGCCATGTTGATCCGAAGGTCTGCAGCTCGGGGCCCGCTTCCCCTCGGGGCGTCATCTTTTTTTCCATTCTCAGACGCCTCGCCTAGTTCGGACGAGaatcgaataatatataataaccattGTATATTAGTATCCGCGCGCGTGTCGGTTGCAGTAAACTGGATAAATTCTCGTCGGTCTTCATGATGTAacgatatttttataacaacaagaaaatattattattagtagtaataGTTAGCGTCGTGACGGATCCGACGATCGCCATATTACAGTTTACATACGCgtttgttatgatattatacagctTCACCCGTGCGcagttttttttagtgtgcaaAATACTGCAAATCTTACACGGTATAATATACGCTATATACAAATCAGCGTCAGCGTACATAGCTTTGTGAAATGATTTAACCTGGATGGGTGGGTTGCATGGGATTTACTATTTAgcatttggtatattttttaacgtggttTAAACTACTTATACTCTTTAAACTTTTCTGACATCTCTAAAAACAATCGATGCGTCAAATTCAATTTGACTCGCTTTTGAGTGTATGATCTACACACTTACATCTACAGGTCTTAGATATTACATAGTTTTTTATCAATCGAGACCATGTAGGTAAACATGACGATTTGATGCATgattgtacctgatctgcccgagtAATAAATTACGACcgtttagaaacaaaaaaaagattCCACCGAGAATCCCCCTGTTTGAGACCATCCCCCTTTATGATATGAATATCGGAGAATCCTTTCTTATTACACATCTAGATAATTAGAGGAACCAATATATTtacgttttgtagttttttgCGGAGATGTAACATCAGACTGAGTGACCGAGACACTAAAGAATTGAGCGGTCGTATTTGACTCGTATATTTAGATTGTGATGAAAACATCAACACTTCTCCGCGGTTAATATAATCTAATGAaacgcgtataatatgtaccactGGAACCGGCAAATTAAAGTCATCAAAAATATCGCGAAGTCTGTGTACGCCTGTTTCGCATCCTATATACGAGCtgagtatacctacatattattattccgttattgtaaaataatgtcATGCCGGACGACTATTATAGAACCGAACGTGGCTCCGAATTTCTCCTGTCAcgacgaaaaaatataatacgaaacaataataatatcatcataacgGAACGGATTACACGTCCGCGCAAATGTCGTACACGGTCGAACAGATATGCATAGCTCGTACTGCGCACACAGCCATACCCAGGTCTACGAGAATGACGTGACGGATTCGCGACACTTTAATTATTTGTcgtttaacaataatatcgaaagtgtataatatgttattgtagtGTTATGCTCTAGATCTGCAACAGTCGTGCCCGGCAACCGCATCAGGCACACGCGACTGTTTCGTACGCGGCTCGCTCCAAAATGACGATTTAATAGAATGTTTTCTGcgatattttaatgatattcttGTACCatcgaaacataataatatcacgcaACTATAACGTTTTGATTTTCGTCCTATCCGGCCCTCGagacttttttgatttttctaattTGACCCCGCAAAAGCCTAATAAAATCAGGCCGGCCACGACTGTTCTGAAGACGTGGCACCAGGACTATGCGATGTCCGGGTGTTGTGCAGCAGTCGCCGGCGCGCGTTACAACCGCACGATTTCAGAAGGATATATCTGCAGCATTGCCGAACACAGCGCTCTCGGAGCAGAATTTTTTCAGGGCGAGGGGGTCATAATAAGGACCCTCCCCTTATAAGCCCGTGCCGGGGTCAACGTTGCATCaggataataatactattataaactgTGGCACGTTTTCCGCATAAGGCAAGCGAATGGTAAAAGATACGCATACGTTTTGACGAGAAACGAGCTGCTTCTGCGCCGTCGTcgagaaaacataatatattattatcaaaagatTTTTACTGCgcaggataatattattatattattgtcgtgcGTTTTCTGAGCAAGGCGCATACGATctgtaaaaatgtaggtacgttTAGTATATTGTGACAATCGAAGATTTTTAAGCGGTTCAATAAGTCTGTCCGGCTCGGGCAGGGCGCAAGCCAAAGCCGCGCTCGGTCGCAACACAAGGCGGGCGGCCGGGTTATTGCTGCGGCGGGCATGCAGTGCGATGCAGCGAGTCGCGGCAGTCGTATTTTCACCACATCGGATTGCGCCCGGCTTGGTATTCGCTTCGAATGATACAAGCCGAACGCTTTACCTGTGTAATACTTTAGGACTGTATTACGTACCGATAACAAGACACATGTTTCCAGTTGCGTACGTACCAATAACAAGGCGTCTCTCCGGTGGTACTcctcaatagttatattatttcagtaattcGTTAGCTAAAAATCCCACACAGTCGTATGATATTACAGTGGCTCTCAACCTCTTTGATACGACGACACCCTATTTTGGATCCAAAAAAACGCTTAAATCGatcaatgaatttttttaaaagtaacaaattatataaacctatataatataatgttgtatgtACATTGAGAATGATACCGTCTTCACTACGTATTGCGTAGTTTTTGTGTCATCGCTTCATGATGCCATAatgatttgatataatatatattttatgctttgaACACGCAcagtattatcattatataaattaagtattttcatGGTGACGCGGTAATGTTGTTGACAACCACTGGTATATTGGTAGGTTTACACCTACactagtattaaaaattattttacatatttgtatacatattcgatattatataggcacaCTTTATGATAGGTTACAGTCGTTTTGAAATCCACTCGTACGTATTATACAGACCAAATGGATTTTGTATCGCACCCGTCCCCAGTGGGCACCGTAAAAGATAGATTTTTTACCGTTTGCCCATACAATGTAAtaggtaagtg
It contains:
- the LOC103307731 gene encoding uncharacterized protein LOC103307731, yielding MNMGQHEGVNLQGHTIGLLAYADDLVLITESQNELKSLFRLLEKSSAKIYLLINEEKTKYMVDSVTSEWRIRKNEELELLYQKPNIVEAIRNKRLQLAGHAWRNQNPLIRTVLEKNPTGKSPIGRPKMKWEDVLKKDNLLREAHYLWMPDVQNGKERIEYALSYDVRCKPSQVKAYFTFILIVILHLKKSLDDDRIEEIGPNLACAEWLMKNGAKIRLKGCKEFVSHYDCLPNTSSIHRNQFVIEQVYAGREASISHIGFRYFKNCTHISNIEFDRCNSINNEALGQLNILKDYLTQLKINDCINVSDQGIMSLEQLQALKYLELKNIKCSTEPEIMIGHLKTKLPECNVQYYKD